Proteins co-encoded in one Lynx canadensis isolate LIC74 chromosome C1, mLynCan4.pri.v2, whole genome shotgun sequence genomic window:
- the CC1H1orf232 gene encoding uncharacterized protein C1orf232 homolog: MNQAFWKTYKSKVLQTLSGESEEDLAEERGNPALVDSEPAEPTEEAFHPMSQLARRVQGVGVKGWLTMSSLFNKEDEDKLLPPEPCADHPLAAKSPSQAVAAAEAEPRGSGFWDTFASRWQQQQAAAASILRGAEPTRERDPEAGDEAAEEAAERLEPGEADTVAGFKWGFLTHKLAEMRVKAAPKGD, from the exons ATGAACCAGGCCTTCTGGAAAACCTACAAGTCCAAAGTGTTACAGACCCTCAGTGGGGAATCTGAGGAAGACCTGGCAGAGGAG AGAGGGAACCCAGCGTTAGTGGACTCTGAGCCGGCAGAACCTACCGAAGAGGCTTTCCATCCCATGTCCCAGTTGGCCCGCCGG GTTCAGGGGGTCGGGGTGAAAGGTTGGCTGACAATGTCGTCTCTGTTTAACAAAGAAGATGAGGACAAGCTGCTGCCACCGGAGCCCTGTGCCGACCA CCCGCTGGCGGCGAAGTCCCCCTCGCAGGCGGTGGCCGCGGCGGAGGCGGAGCCGCGAGGGTCCGGATTCTGGGACACGTTcgccagcaggtggcagcagcagcaggcggCCGCGGCGTCAATACTGCGCGGCGCCGAACCCACCCGGGAGCGGGATCCCGAAGCCGGGGACGAGGCCGCGGAGGAGGCCGCCGAGCGCCTGGAGCCTGGGGAGGCCGACACCGTGGCCGGCTTCAAGTGGGGCTTCCTCACCCACAAACTGGCCGAGATGAGGGTGAAGGCTGCGCCCAAGGGTGACTAG